The following coding sequences are from one Vicinamibacterales bacterium window:
- a CDS encoding septum formation initiator family protein, translating to MDQDTPRADSAPPAPPATARGRRLIRIALVIVTAVVLVDAIAGEKGLFELMRARDERQGLEDQVRAMRLENQRLLEQARRYREDPATIEELARRDLGMIKPGEKLFIIRDLPPAAPR from the coding sequence ATGGATCAGGACACGCCACGCGCCGACAGCGCCCCACCGGCTCCGCCGGCGACGGCGCGCGGCCGCCGCCTGATCCGGATCGCGCTGGTGATCGTGACGGCGGTGGTCCTGGTCGACGCGATCGCGGGCGAAAAGGGACTCTTCGAGCTGATGCGCGCCCGCGACGAGCGCCAGGGCCTCGAAGACCAGGTGCGGGCGATGCGGCTGGAGAACCAGCGTCTCCTGGAACAGGCTCGCCGCTACCGCGAAGACCCCGCCACCATCGAAGAGCTCGCCCGACGCGACCTCGGCATGATCAAGCCGGGGGAGAAGCTCTTCATCATCCGCGACCTCCCGCCCGCCGCCCCCCGCTAG
- a CDS encoding OsmC family protein produces the protein MARTATAEWRGDLMGGAGRVALGSGAYEGAYSFATRFQDGAGANPEELLGAAHAGCFSMALANDLAQAGHPATSVRTTASVHLGKDDAGFKITRIDLEVVAEVPGVDASAFQRFADATRTGCIISRALAANEITLKATLA, from the coding sequence ATGGCACGGACGGCGACGGCGGAATGGCGCGGGGATCTCATGGGAGGCGCGGGCCGCGTGGCGCTGGGCAGCGGCGCCTACGAAGGCGCGTACTCGTTCGCCACCCGGTTCCAGGACGGCGCCGGCGCCAACCCCGAGGAGTTGCTGGGCGCCGCGCACGCGGGGTGCTTCTCGATGGCGCTGGCGAACGATCTGGCCCAGGCCGGCCATCCCGCGACCTCGGTGCGGACGACGGCCAGCGTCCACCTCGGCAAGGACGACGCGGGCTTCAAGATCACGCGGATCGACCTGGAGGTCGTGGCCGAGGTGCCCGGCGTGGACGCCTCGGCGTTCCAGCGGTTCGCCGACGCCACCAGGACGGGGTGCATCATCTCCCGCGCCCTCGCGGCGAACGAGATCACCCTCAAGGCCACGCTCGCCTGA
- a CDS encoding HAD hydrolase family protein, with protein MAPDLPLGLGGLMRYGVLAVDFDGTIADDGVVDPGVRAAREAPRAAGIAVILVTGRILGELRRASPDLDFADAVVAENGAVLAFPASGRTTRLHAAPPPEFVAELRRRGVVAHQGDCIVDIDAADAAVVLAVIRAQELPLVLAFNRSRLMVLPQAVSKATGLGEALTALRLSSHNTLAIGDAENDHALLQAAEVGVAVAWGSPVLARAADLVLEGGGPAAVAGFLRTRLAERDLPPPNGRRRVLVGTESGDTPLTLSVRDRNVLVSGDPRSGKSWVAGLLTEQLMLARYSVAVVDPEGDYRTLEALPGVRLADEDRVPGPGDLERAFRFPDSGLVIDLSHLPHARKLEGIQALLPSLARLRGQGGLPHRIVVDEAHYFLRDLAPDVFEDLSHGGYTLVTYRPADLGDAVMRQMGVVIATRHTDPREAAALARWTGVDPATLTATLATLSVSEAVLLPPADEAHRGIVRFAVAPRLTPHVRHRHKYADLPVPRGERFVFTFAPGLPAAASLAGLAAMLEQLPREALDHHLRHHDFSRWLADVFRDDALARDVRDVERAYAVQRAPDAAAAVVAAIRERYDLKGDPRR; from the coding sequence GTGGCACCCGACTTGCCCCTGGGGCTGGGGGGGCTCATGCGCTACGGGGTGCTCGCCGTCGACTTCGACGGGACGATCGCCGACGACGGCGTCGTCGACCCGGGCGTCCGCGCCGCGCGCGAGGCCCCGCGCGCCGCGGGCATCGCCGTCATCCTCGTCACCGGTCGGATCCTGGGCGAGCTCAGGCGGGCCAGCCCCGATCTGGACTTCGCCGACGCCGTCGTGGCCGAGAACGGGGCCGTGTTGGCCTTCCCCGCCAGCGGCCGGACCACCCGCCTCCACGCGGCGCCGCCGCCGGAGTTCGTGGCCGAGCTTCGCCGTCGCGGCGTCGTCGCGCACCAGGGGGACTGCATCGTGGACATCGACGCGGCCGACGCGGCCGTGGTCCTGGCCGTCATTCGCGCGCAGGAGCTGCCGCTCGTCCTGGCCTTCAACCGGAGCCGCCTGATGGTGCTGCCGCAGGCGGTCAGCAAGGCCACGGGACTCGGCGAGGCGCTGACCGCGCTGCGGCTCTCGTCCCACAACACGCTCGCCATCGGCGATGCCGAGAACGACCACGCCCTCCTCCAGGCGGCCGAGGTCGGCGTGGCCGTCGCCTGGGGCTCGCCGGTGCTCGCGCGCGCCGCCGACCTCGTCCTGGAAGGCGGCGGGCCGGCGGCGGTCGCCGGATTCCTGCGGACGCGGCTGGCCGAGCGCGACCTGCCGCCGCCGAATGGCCGCCGCCGCGTGCTCGTCGGCACCGAATCCGGCGACACGCCGCTCACGCTCAGCGTCCGCGACAGGAACGTGCTGGTGAGCGGCGACCCGCGGTCGGGCAAATCGTGGGTGGCCGGCCTCCTGACCGAGCAGCTCATGCTGGCCCGCTACTCCGTCGCCGTCGTCGATCCGGAGGGCGACTACCGGACCCTCGAGGCGCTGCCCGGCGTGAGGCTGGCCGACGAGGACCGGGTCCCGGGGCCAGGCGATCTCGAACGGGCGTTCCGGTTCCCGGACAGCGGGCTCGTCATCGATCTCTCCCACCTGCCGCACGCGCGGAAGCTCGAGGGCATCCAGGCCCTGCTGCCGTCCCTGGCCCGCCTGCGCGGGCAGGGCGGACTGCCCCACCGGATCGTCGTGGACGAAGCCCACTACTTCCTGCGGGACCTGGCCCCCGACGTGTTCGAGGATCTCTCCCACGGCGGCTACACGCTCGTCACCTATCGCCCCGCCGACCTGGGCGACGCCGTGATGCGCCAGATGGGCGTGGTCATCGCGACGCGCCACACGGACCCGCGCGAGGCGGCCGCCCTGGCGCGCTGGACCGGGGTCGACCCGGCCACGCTGACCGCCACGCTGGCCACCTTGAGCGTGTCGGAGGCGGTGCTCCTGCCGCCGGCCGACGAGGCGCACCGGGGCATCGTGCGCTTCGCCGTCGCGCCGCGACTCACGCCGCACGTGCGCCACCGGCACAAGTACGCGGACCTGCCGGTGCCGCGCGGCGAACGGTTCGTCTTCACGTTCGCGCCAGGCCTTCCGGCCGCGGCCTCGCTGGCGGGTCTGGCGGCCATGCTCGAACAATTGCCGCGCGAGGCGCTCGATCACCATCTCCGGCACCACGACTTCTCGCGCTGGCTCGCCGACGTGTTCCGCGACGACGCCCTGGCCCGCGACGTCCGCGACGTGGAACGCGCGTACGCCGTGCAGCGGGCGCCGGACGCGGCCGCTGCGGTGGTGGCGGCGATCCGCGAGCGATACGATCTGAAGGGCGACCCGCGCCGATGA
- a CDS encoding PAS domain S-box protein, with translation MTSPRLDGLDGRRLAVAAELASGAWPAACDRDGCEALLKRLCDLVGAHRGVVQVAHGGPDDLHTTYGAAPAPGGAETVVEVALRSGERTVGTIQVARPGTAPFGEMERLLVELVSPRFALAIERQRLSEAESTARAAAGEAIALLREKEARFEAMVESVFDLIGLASPDGYLLEVNRAALAIVGLTRADVLGRPFWETPWWTHDPGQARRVQEVMAAAATGTAGGFEATHLTTGGEVVVVDFMVRPVMGEGGAVSYLVLEGRDVTTRSREHQHLARTHDELAAQADVQAGRLARAEGALEATQAMHRAVVETIVDGIVVIDATGTIHWTNPAAVKMFGYEAGDLDGVNVSALMPGPASSAHGRYLHRYVATGERRIIGIGREVVGRRKDGTEFPMYLAVGETTVDGASRFIGIVRDLSQTRQLERLLQERQTLARIGELAAVVAHEVRNPLAAIRGVVEVIQTRFPPDSSDRKVLGDLLSRVDSLDQLVGDLLVYARPAPPVFRRTRVLSLVKETAALVGNDPAASELTFEVTGEDDELWLDPAHMGRAVLNLLTNAAHAIRRQGVVRVMGGRDGARYRLAFVDEGPGMPEDVRARCLEPFFTTKTRGTGLGLPIARRVVEEHGGALSVDSGPGAGTRVTIELPTMAAASAS, from the coding sequence GTGACCTCCCCGCGCCTGGATGGACTGGATGGCCGGCGGCTCGCCGTGGCCGCGGAACTGGCCTCCGGAGCCTGGCCCGCGGCCTGCGATCGCGACGGCTGCGAGGCGCTCCTGAAGCGCCTGTGCGATCTCGTCGGTGCCCACCGCGGCGTCGTGCAGGTGGCGCACGGCGGCCCGGACGACCTCCACACCACCTACGGCGCCGCCCCGGCGCCGGGGGGCGCCGAGACGGTCGTCGAGGTCGCCCTCCGGTCGGGCGAACGCACGGTGGGGACGATTCAGGTCGCCCGGCCCGGCACCGCGCCCTTCGGCGAGATGGAGCGGCTGCTGGTCGAACTGGTGTCCCCGCGCTTCGCGCTCGCCATCGAGCGCCAGCGGCTGTCCGAGGCCGAGTCCACGGCGCGGGCGGCGGCGGGCGAGGCGATTGCGCTGCTGCGCGAGAAGGAGGCCCGCTTCGAGGCGATGGTCGAGTCCGTCTTCGACCTCATCGGCCTCGCGTCGCCGGATGGGTATCTGCTGGAGGTGAACCGCGCCGCGCTCGCCATCGTCGGCCTGACGCGGGCCGACGTCCTCGGCCGGCCGTTCTGGGAGACGCCGTGGTGGACCCACGACCCCGGCCAGGCGCGGCGGGTGCAGGAGGTGATGGCGGCCGCGGCCACCGGCACCGCCGGCGGCTTCGAGGCGACGCACCTCACGACGGGCGGCGAGGTCGTCGTGGTGGACTTCATGGTCCGTCCGGTGATGGGCGAGGGCGGCGCCGTCTCGTACCTGGTCCTCGAAGGACGCGACGTCACGACGCGCTCCCGCGAGCACCAGCACCTCGCGCGAACGCACGACGAGCTGGCCGCGCAGGCCGACGTGCAGGCGGGCCGGCTGGCGCGCGCGGAAGGCGCGCTCGAGGCCACCCAGGCCATGCACCGCGCCGTGGTCGAGACCATCGTGGACGGGATCGTGGTCATCGACGCAACCGGCACCATCCACTGGACCAACCCCGCGGCCGTGAAGATGTTCGGCTACGAGGCCGGTGATCTCGATGGGGTCAACGTCTCCGCGTTGATGCCGGGACCCGCGTCGTCCGCGCACGGGCGGTACTTGCACCGCTACGTCGCCACCGGCGAGCGGCGGATCATCGGCATCGGCCGCGAGGTCGTCGGCCGGCGCAAGGACGGCACGGAGTTCCCGATGTACCTCGCGGTCGGCGAGACGACCGTCGACGGGGCGTCGCGCTTCATCGGCATCGTCCGCGATCTGTCCCAGACCCGGCAGCTCGAACGCCTCCTGCAGGAGCGGCAGACGCTTGCGCGCATCGGCGAACTGGCGGCCGTCGTGGCGCACGAGGTGCGCAACCCGCTCGCGGCCATCCGCGGCGTGGTCGAGGTGATCCAGACGCGCTTTCCCCCGGACTCCTCGGACCGGAAGGTGCTCGGCGATCTCCTGTCGCGGGTGGACTCGCTGGACCAGCTCGTGGGCGACCTCCTCGTCTACGCCCGGCCCGCGCCGCCCGTGTTCCGCCGCACGCGCGTGCTGTCCCTGGTGAAGGAGACCGCGGCGCTCGTCGGCAATGACCCGGCAGCCTCGGAGCTCACCTTCGAGGTCACGGGCGAGGACGACGAGCTGTGGCTCGACCCGGCGCACATGGGCCGTGCCGTGTTGAACCTCCTGACCAACGCCGCGCATGCCATCCGGCGTCAAGGTGTGGTACGAGTAATGGGCGGGCGCGACGGCGCCCGCTATCGGCTGGCGTTCGTGGACGAGGGGCCGGGGATGCCCGAGGACGTCCGGGCCCGATGCCTCGAGCCCTTCTTCACGACCAAGACCAGGGGCACCGGCCTGGGGCTGCCCATCGCCAGGCGCGTCGTCGAGGAACACGGCGGCGCGCTCTCGGTGGACAGTGGTCCCGGCGCCGGCACCCGCGTGACGATCGAGCTGCCCACGATGGCGGCGGCTTCCGCGTCGTGA
- the cutA gene encoding divalent-cation tolerance protein CutA, producing the protein MENASAPCIVLSTWPAGTPVEPLLQALVAERLAACVHVADAGTSVYRWDGAVESARERPLVIKTTRAALAAVEARFLALHPYDVPEWLVLDAAGSADYARWIAASVGPDTP; encoded by the coding sequence GTGGAAAACGCGTCGGCCCCCTGCATCGTGCTCTCGACGTGGCCCGCCGGCACGCCGGTGGAGCCGCTTCTCCAGGCGCTCGTGGCCGAGCGCCTCGCGGCCTGCGTGCACGTGGCCGACGCCGGGACATCGGTCTACCGCTGGGACGGCGCGGTGGAGTCGGCCCGCGAGCGGCCGCTGGTCATCAAGACGACGCGTGCGGCCCTCGCCGCGGTCGAGGCGCGGTTCCTGGCGCTCCACCCGTACGACGTGCCGGAGTGGCTGGTGCTGGACGCCGCTGGCTCGGCCGACTACGCGCGGTGGATCGCGGCCAGCGTCGGTCCGGACACGCCCTGA
- a CDS encoding MgtC/SapB family protein encodes MTPLEMLTALAIATLGGAVVGLEREWSGHATGPAARFAGIRTFGLVGLAGGLAGCLAVWGAPGLATALAAGTAALIVAAYVVASRHDVDGTTEAAALVVLGAGTLAGLGQLAVAGGVAVATGLVLVEKSRLHAFAARIDATELRAGIRFAAMALVVLPVLPAGPFGPPPGVRPRELWALVLFFSGLGFLGHIARRAVGPQRAQWVAGALGGLISSTNVTLSFARTSRTDPRAGRALAVGALAANLMLFPRVLLASAVLHPPLALALAPWLLAPAAILAAAALWEIRHGARSSVETPPEEHPLRVGAALQMAALFQLVLYAASQAQAWFGQAGLLGSAAILGLTDVDALTMTMSRVFAPTAGADVAARGLVVGILSNTILKGAAAVVIGEGRYRAICGATLAAAAAAFAVELAL; translated from the coding sequence ATGACGCCGCTGGAGATGCTCACCGCGCTGGCGATCGCGACGCTCGGCGGCGCCGTCGTGGGACTGGAGCGCGAGTGGTCCGGCCACGCCACGGGGCCGGCCGCGCGCTTTGCCGGCATCCGGACGTTCGGGCTGGTGGGTCTCGCCGGCGGCCTGGCCGGATGCCTGGCGGTGTGGGGCGCCCCGGGCCTGGCCACCGCGCTCGCCGCCGGCACCGCCGCGCTCATCGTGGCCGCCTACGTCGTGGCCAGCCGCCACGACGTGGACGGGACGACCGAGGCGGCGGCCCTGGTGGTGCTGGGCGCGGGCACGCTCGCCGGCCTGGGGCAGCTCGCCGTCGCCGGCGGCGTCGCCGTCGCCACGGGACTCGTGCTGGTCGAGAAATCGCGGCTGCACGCCTTCGCCGCGCGAATCGACGCCACCGAGCTCCGGGCCGGCATCCGCTTCGCGGCCATGGCGCTCGTCGTGCTGCCGGTGCTCCCGGCCGGGCCGTTCGGGCCGCCGCCCGGCGTTCGCCCACGCGAGCTCTGGGCGCTGGTGCTCTTCTTCAGCGGTCTCGGCTTCCTGGGACACATCGCCCGCCGCGCGGTCGGGCCGCAGCGGGCCCAGTGGGTCGCCGGCGCGCTCGGGGGCCTCATCTCGTCGACCAACGTGACGCTGAGCTTCGCGCGGACGAGCCGGACGGACCCGCGAGCGGGGCGCGCGCTGGCGGTGGGGGCGCTGGCCGCGAACCTGATGCTCTTCCCTCGCGTCCTCCTCGCCTCGGCGGTCCTGCACCCGCCGCTGGCACTGGCCCTGGCGCCGTGGCTGCTGGCGCCGGCGGCCATCCTCGCCGCCGCCGCGCTCTGGGAGATCCGCCACGGGGCGAGGAGCAGCGTGGAGACGCCTCCGGAGGAGCATCCCCTCCGCGTCGGGGCTGCGCTCCAGATGGCCGCGCTCTTCCAGCTGGTGCTCTATGCCGCGTCGCAGGCGCAGGCGTGGTTCGGACAGGCCGGGCTGCTTGGATCCGCCGCGATCCTGGGCCTGACCGACGTGGACGCGCTGACGATGACGATGAGCCGGGTGTTCGCGCCGACGGCAGGCGCCGACGTCGCGGCCCGGGGGCTGGTGGTCGGCATCCTGTCGAATACCATCCTCAAGGGCGCCGCCGCCGTCGTGATCGGCGAAGGGCGGTATCGTGCGATCTGCGGCGCGACGCTGGCCGCCGCGGCCGCCGCGTTCGCGGTCGAACTGGCCCTGTGA
- a CDS encoding TlpA disulfide reductase family protein, whose translation MVRTIARLSVCVLLAATPSAAWARQAAAPAPGQNVIADVRAAIAKGDFALGERTLEAYRKDKGTTPEALEALSWLGRGALAAKMLDKADDYATRTYDLCLAALKSRPMDAEPRLPIAIGAAIEVRANVAAERGARADAVQFLNEELATYRGTSIRTRIQKNIHLLSLEGKPAPALELGEALGATRPVPLASLKGKPLVLFFWAHWCPDCKAMSPVLETLQSRYGAQGLTIVSPTQRYGYVAARKTAPAAEEMTYIAQIRDQFYPWMANGQVPVSEENFKNYGASTSPTVVLVDREGVVRLYHPGQMKLAEIEPLVKAIVDRKGTDQAR comes from the coding sequence GTGGTTCGAACGATCGCCCGTCTGTCCGTCTGCGTGCTCCTGGCTGCCACGCCGTCCGCCGCGTGGGCCCGGCAAGCCGCCGCGCCGGCTCCGGGGCAGAACGTCATCGCCGACGTGCGTGCCGCGATTGCCAAGGGCGACTTCGCCCTCGGCGAGCGGACGCTCGAGGCCTACCGGAAGGACAAGGGCACCACGCCCGAGGCCTTGGAGGCGTTGTCGTGGCTGGGCCGCGGGGCGCTGGCGGCGAAGATGCTCGACAAGGCCGACGACTACGCCACCCGCACCTACGACCTGTGCCTGGCCGCGCTCAAGTCGCGGCCGATGGACGCCGAGCCGCGGCTGCCGATTGCCATCGGCGCGGCCATCGAGGTGCGGGCGAACGTGGCGGCCGAACGCGGGGCCCGGGCGGACGCGGTGCAGTTCCTGAACGAGGAACTGGCGACCTACCGCGGCACGTCGATCCGGACGCGCATCCAGAAGAACATCCACCTCCTGTCGCTGGAGGGCAAGCCGGCGCCGGCGCTCGAGCTGGGCGAGGCCCTCGGCGCCACCAGGCCCGTGCCGCTCGCCTCCTTGAAGGGCAAGCCCCTCGTCCTCTTCTTCTGGGCCCACTGGTGTCCCGACTGCAAGGCGATGAGCCCGGTGCTCGAGACGCTGCAGTCGCGCTACGGCGCGCAGGGGCTCACCATCGTGTCGCCCACCCAGCGCTACGGCTACGTGGCCGCGCGCAAGACGGCGCCCGCCGCGGAAGAGATGACCTACATCGCCCAGATCCGCGACCAGTTCTACCCGTGGATGGCCAACGGCCAGGTCCCGGTCAGCGAAGAGAACTTCAAGAACTACGGCGCCAGCACGTCGCCCACCGTGGTGCTCGTCGACCGCGAAGGCGTCGTGCGCCTCTATCACCCGGGGCAGATGAAGCTCGCCGAGATCGAGCCGCTGGTCAAGGCGATCGTCGATCGCAAGGGCACCGATCAGGCGCGGTAG
- a CDS encoding PLP-dependent aspartate aminotransferase family protein, protein MKLPASARFATVCIHAGQQPDPATGAIITPIYQTSTYVQEGLGQHKGFEYGRTQNPTRMALEANVAAIEAGTAGFAFASGMAAIDAVLTRLSAGDHVVVSDNTYGGTYRLFERVRRKFGLDFSYVDTSDLSAIAPAFRPTTRYLFVESPTNPMLSVTDLAAAADIAHRHDVRMVVDNTFASPSIQRPLTLGADIVLHSTTKFLNGHSDSVGGIVVVRHDDDVEWMRFVQNAAGAILGPMDAWLVLRGTKTLPVRMERTNANAMRLAEFLTGDARVVRTIYPGLPSHPHHTLAARQMHGFGGLISFDVGSIDRAREVLGRVRLMALAESLGGVETLISHPAVMTHASVPPERRAALGITDGLLRVSVGIEDADDLVDDLSQALG, encoded by the coding sequence GTGAAACTGCCCGCGTCCGCCCGCTTCGCGACCGTCTGCATCCACGCCGGCCAGCAGCCCGATCCCGCCACCGGCGCCATCATCACGCCCATCTACCAGACGTCCACCTACGTGCAGGAGGGCCTCGGCCAGCACAAGGGCTTCGAATACGGGCGCACGCAGAACCCCACGCGGATGGCGCTCGAGGCCAACGTCGCCGCCATCGAGGCGGGCACGGCGGGCTTCGCCTTCGCCTCGGGCATGGCGGCAATCGACGCGGTGCTCACCCGGCTGTCGGCGGGCGACCACGTCGTCGTCAGCGACAACACCTACGGCGGCACCTACCGGCTGTTCGAGCGGGTGCGACGGAAGTTCGGGCTGGACTTCAGCTACGTGGACACGTCGGACCTCTCGGCCATCGCCCCGGCCTTCCGGCCGACGACGCGCTACCTGTTCGTCGAGTCCCCCACCAACCCGATGCTCTCGGTGACCGACCTGGCGGCGGCGGCCGACATCGCGCACCGCCACGACGTGCGGATGGTGGTGGACAACACGTTCGCGAGCCCGTCGATCCAGCGGCCCCTCACGCTCGGCGCCGACATCGTCCTGCACAGCACCACGAAGTTCCTGAACGGCCACAGCGACTCGGTGGGCGGCATCGTCGTGGTGCGTCACGACGACGACGTCGAGTGGATGCGCTTCGTGCAGAACGCCGCGGGTGCGATTCTCGGTCCCATGGACGCCTGGCTGGTGCTGCGCGGCACCAAGACACTGCCCGTCCGGATGGAGCGGACCAACGCCAACGCGATGCGCCTGGCGGAGTTCCTGACCGGCGACGCGCGGGTCGTGCGCACGATCTACCCCGGTCTGCCCTCGCACCCGCACCACACGCTGGCCGCCCGCCAGATGCACGGTTTCGGCGGCCTCATCTCCTTCGACGTCGGATCGATCGATCGGGCCCGCGAGGTGCTGGGCCGCGTCCGGCTGATGGCGCTCGCCGAGAGCCTGGGCGGCGTGGAGACCCTCATCTCCCACCCGGCCGTCATGACCCACGCCTCGGTGCCGCCCGAACGCCGCGCCGCGCTGGGCATCACCGACGGCCTCCTGCGGGTCTCGGTCGGCATCGAGGACGCCGACGACCTGGTCGACGATCTGTCCCAGGCGCTCGGCTGA
- a CDS encoding Hsp20/alpha crystallin family protein, which produces MRVQVGRGETLAGDLDQLRKRVAARAHALLEHRDETGSEPDGGWRPPVALSEAGDSVRVRIALAGVDPATIDVRVAPDVLVVSAPPPGDDLAPGTTVLADEFPAGAPTREIALPTPIAPESARAEYRHGVLTVTARRRDAQLLPLVVHADEESAPERVDAEC; this is translated from the coding sequence ATGAGAGTCCAGGTAGGACGAGGCGAGACGTTGGCGGGCGATCTCGACCAGCTGCGAAAGCGGGTGGCCGCGCGCGCGCATGCGCTCCTGGAACATCGGGACGAGACGGGCAGCGAGCCCGACGGCGGCTGGCGGCCGCCGGTAGCGCTGTCCGAGGCCGGGGACTCGGTGAGGGTGCGAATCGCGCTCGCCGGCGTGGATCCGGCGACCATCGACGTCCGCGTGGCGCCGGATGTCCTGGTGGTGTCGGCGCCGCCCCCAGGAGACGACCTCGCGCCGGGCACGACGGTGCTCGCCGACGAGTTCCCGGCAGGCGCGCCCACCCGCGAGATCGCGCTGCCCACGCCCATCGCCCCGGAGTCGGCGCGTGCGGAGTACCGCCACGGCGTGCTCACGGTCACGGCACGGCGGCGCGACGCCCAGCTCCTGCCGCTCGTCGTGCACGCGGACGAGGAGTCGGCACCCGAACGCGTCGACGCGGAGTGCTGA
- a CDS encoding sigma-54 dependent transcriptional regulator: protein MTPATILVVDDEQLIRWTLRERLASRGYDVVEASTGAEALAAFGDAVDLVLLDFRLPDTDGLQVLRQMKELQPTVPVILLTAFASIQTAVEAIKQGAYDYATKPFEFDQLLLTIGKALETSQLRREVKALRARDSEPHAFDRVIGTSPAIVSVKAVMAKVAASPASTVLLQGETGTGKDLAAKAIHYNSDRAARPFVNITCSALPEHLLESELFGHERGAFTDARQQKRGLFETAAGGTIFLDEIGEMSPTLQAKLLRFLEEKTFKRVGGLTDLKVDVRVIAATHRNLTQSVREGKFREDLYYRLGVMPITLPPLRERVGDVPVLAEHFVTLYNREFRKDVSSIAPAALKALDAYAWPGNVRELRNAVERAMLLADGDVLGPEHFAMLAAPTPVTTGFTLPPDGLNLELLERDLVVQALQRAQGNQTQAAQLLGMNRDQIRYRLEKFGLDKMGRPMADGKPA, encoded by the coding sequence ATGACCCCCGCCACGATCCTCGTCGTCGACGACGAGCAGCTGATTCGCTGGACGCTCAGGGAGCGTCTCGCGTCGCGCGGCTACGACGTCGTCGAGGCGAGCACCGGCGCCGAAGCCCTCGCGGCGTTCGGCGACGCCGTGGACCTGGTCCTGCTCGACTTCCGGCTGCCCGACACCGACGGCCTCCAGGTGCTCCGGCAGATGAAGGAACTGCAGCCGACCGTGCCGGTCATCCTGCTCACGGCCTTCGCCTCCATCCAGACCGCGGTGGAGGCCATCAAGCAGGGCGCCTACGACTACGCCACGAAGCCCTTCGAGTTCGACCAGCTGCTGCTCACCATCGGCAAGGCCCTCGAGACGAGCCAGCTGCGCCGCGAGGTGAAGGCCCTCCGCGCCCGCGACAGCGAGCCCCACGCCTTCGATCGCGTGATCGGCACCTCCCCGGCCATCGTGTCGGTGAAGGCCGTGATGGCCAAGGTGGCGGCGAGCCCGGCGTCCACGGTGCTCCTCCAGGGAGAGACCGGGACGGGCAAGGACCTGGCCGCCAAGGCCATCCACTACAACAGCGACCGGGCGGCCCGGCCGTTCGTGAACATCACCTGCTCCGCGCTCCCGGAACACCTGCTGGAAAGCGAGCTCTTCGGACACGAACGCGGCGCGTTCACCGACGCCCGGCAGCAGAAGCGCGGCCTCTTCGAGACCGCCGCCGGCGGCACCATCTTCCTCGACGAGATCGGCGAGATGAGCCCGACGCTCCAGGCCAAGCTCCTGCGCTTCCTGGAAGAGAAGACCTTCAAGCGCGTCGGCGGCCTGACCGACCTGAAGGTGGACGTCCGGGTGATCGCGGCCACGCACCGGAACCTCACCCAGTCGGTCCGCGAGGGCAAGTTCCGCGAGGACCTGTACTACCGCCTCGGCGTCATGCCCATCACGCTCCCGCCGCTGCGCGAGCGCGTCGGCGACGTGCCGGTGCTGGCCGAGCACTTCGTGACGCTCTACAACCGCGAGTTTCGCAAGGACGTCTCGTCCATCGCGCCGGCGGCGCTGAAGGCGCTCGACGCCTACGCGTGGCCGGGCAACGTCCGCGAGCTCCGCAACGCCGTCGAGCGCGCGATGCTCCTGGCCGACGGCGACGTCCTGGGCCCGGAACACTTCGCGATGCTCGCGGCGCCCACGCCGGTGACGACCGGGTTCACGCTCCCGCCCGACGGCCTGAACCTCGAGCTGCTCGAACGCGACCTCGTGGTGCAGGCGCTGCAGCGGGCCCAGGGCAACCAGACGCAGGCGGCCCAGCTGCTCGGCATGAACCGCGATCAGATCCGCTACCGCCTGGAGAAGTTCGGCCTGGACAAGATGGGCCGGCCGATGGCCGACGGCAAGCCCGCCTGA